A window of the Gordonia humi genome harbors these coding sequences:
- a CDS encoding error-prone DNA polymerase, which produces MGWSNGPPTWSEMERVLSGRSPGANDRGGDTFPPTADGRVPGDGGDSPAWSRRRGEYVAADIAHGRSTVPYAELHAHSAYSFLDGASMPEAMVEEAQRLGLTALALTDHDGFYGVVRFAEAAREFGMPTVFGAELSLQRDAARAGAVDPPGDHLLILARGAEGYRRLSRVIADAHMSGGEKGLLRYDADAITAAAVGGHWQVLTGCRKGTVRRGLARAGRHGARDALGDLVERFGAGNVAVELTATGVSDDDERNAILADLAAEMSLTTVATTGAHFAGPANRRLATAVAAVRARTDMNTIDGWLPGVGGAHLRSGDEMARLLSAHPDAVEHAVAIAADCAFSLALIAPNLPPFEVGEGHTEATWLRHLTEEGAVRRYGTRAERPDAYRQIDHELAIIEALTFPGYFLVVHDIVTFCKTHDILCQGRGSSANSAVCFALGITNVDPVGNKLLFERFLSPERDGPPDIDVDIESDRREEVIQYVYRKHGRSHSAQVANVITYRGRSAVRDMARALGYAPGQQDAWSKIPDSAPDDVRDLASQISSMPRHLGIHSGGMVICDRPIADVVPTEWARMENRSVLQWDKDDCAAVGLVKFDLLGLGMLSALHYAIDLVSEHKGIDVDLAQLDLSEQAVYDMLCRADSIGVFQVESRAQMATLPRLKPRNFYDLVVEVALIRPGPIQGGSVHPYIRRRDEKEEVTFDHDSMRPSLERTLGIPLFQEQMMQVAVDVAGFDPAEADQLRRAMGSKRSPERMERLRKRFYDGMRQTHGIEGAVADRIYEKMAAFANFGFPESHSQSFASLVFYSSWFKLHHPAVFCAALLRAQPMGFYSPQSLVADARRHGVQVHRPDVNASRSYAWLENGGLDVRIGLAAVKGLSDDAAQRIVDARESGPFTSVADLSRRTELTLPQLEALATAGAFECFGLDRRTALWEAGAAAGLRDEQLDVTSPRAAPMLPGMSEVDLTAVDAISTGISPRAYPTEYLRPRLAAMGVTPADGLLAVPDGTRVLVGGAVTHRQRPATASGVTFVNLEDETGMVNVVCSVGLWSRYRTLAQTASALLIRGKVQNAEGAVTVVADRLQKLDLKVGTRSRDWC; this is translated from the coding sequence AATGACCGAGGCGGCGATACGTTCCCGCCCACGGCCGACGGCAGGGTGCCCGGCGACGGGGGCGACTCGCCCGCGTGGTCGCGCAGACGGGGCGAGTACGTGGCCGCCGACATCGCGCACGGCCGGTCGACCGTGCCGTACGCCGAACTGCACGCGCACAGCGCCTACAGCTTCCTCGACGGTGCATCGATGCCGGAGGCCATGGTCGAGGAGGCGCAGCGACTGGGTCTGACAGCACTCGCGCTGACCGATCACGACGGCTTCTACGGTGTCGTGCGTTTCGCTGAGGCGGCGCGAGAATTCGGCATGCCCACTGTGTTCGGGGCGGAGCTGTCACTGCAGCGCGATGCGGCCCGGGCCGGTGCCGTGGACCCGCCGGGCGATCACCTGCTGATTCTCGCGCGCGGCGCCGAAGGCTACCGGCGGCTCTCGCGCGTCATCGCCGACGCGCACATGAGCGGCGGCGAGAAGGGACTGCTTCGGTACGACGCCGATGCCATCACCGCGGCGGCCGTCGGCGGGCACTGGCAGGTCCTCACCGGCTGCCGCAAGGGGACGGTCCGACGAGGCCTGGCCCGCGCCGGACGGCACGGCGCTCGTGATGCGCTCGGCGACCTCGTCGAGCGGTTCGGGGCGGGCAACGTCGCTGTGGAACTGACCGCCACCGGCGTGTCCGACGACGACGAACGCAATGCGATCCTCGCCGACCTGGCCGCCGAGATGAGCCTGACGACGGTCGCGACGACGGGCGCGCATTTCGCCGGACCGGCGAACCGCAGGCTGGCGACGGCGGTCGCAGCGGTACGCGCCCGCACCGACATGAACACCATCGACGGCTGGCTCCCCGGCGTCGGCGGCGCCCACCTGCGCAGCGGCGACGAGATGGCACGACTGCTGTCCGCTCATCCCGACGCCGTCGAGCACGCTGTCGCCATCGCCGCCGACTGCGCGTTCTCCTTGGCGCTGATCGCCCCGAATCTGCCGCCGTTCGAGGTCGGTGAGGGGCACACCGAGGCGACCTGGCTACGGCATCTCACCGAGGAGGGAGCGGTGCGCCGCTACGGTACGCGCGCCGAGCGGCCCGACGCGTATCGACAGATCGACCACGAACTCGCGATCATCGAGGCGCTGACCTTTCCCGGCTACTTCCTGGTGGTCCACGACATCGTCACGTTCTGCAAGACCCACGACATCCTGTGCCAGGGGCGGGGGAGTTCGGCCAACTCCGCGGTCTGTTTCGCGCTCGGCATCACCAACGTCGACCCGGTCGGCAACAAGCTGTTGTTCGAGCGATTCCTCTCCCCCGAGCGCGACGGTCCGCCGGACATCGACGTCGACATCGAATCGGACCGTCGCGAGGAGGTGATCCAGTACGTCTACCGCAAGCACGGCCGGAGTCACAGCGCGCAGGTCGCCAACGTCATCACTTATCGGGGACGGTCGGCGGTGCGGGACATGGCGCGCGCCCTCGGATACGCGCCGGGACAGCAGGACGCGTGGAGCAAGATCCCCGACTCCGCCCCCGACGACGTCCGTGACCTCGCATCCCAGATCTCCTCCATGCCGAGGCATCTCGGAATCCACTCGGGCGGCATGGTGATCTGTGACCGGCCGATCGCCGACGTCGTCCCCACCGAATGGGCGCGGATGGAGAATCGCAGCGTCCTGCAATGGGACAAGGACGACTGCGCCGCCGTCGGTCTGGTGAAGTTCGACCTCCTCGGCCTGGGCATGCTGTCGGCGCTGCACTACGCGATCGACCTGGTGAGCGAGCACAAGGGGATCGACGTCGACCTCGCGCAGCTGGATCTGAGCGAGCAGGCCGTCTACGACATGCTGTGCCGCGCCGACTCGATCGGCGTGTTCCAAGTGGAGTCGCGCGCGCAGATGGCGACGCTGCCTCGGTTGAAGCCGCGGAACTTCTACGACCTCGTCGTCGAAGTGGCGCTCATCCGTCCCGGCCCGATCCAGGGCGGTTCGGTGCACCCGTACATCCGGCGGCGCGACGAGAAGGAGGAGGTGACCTTCGATCACGACTCGATGAGACCCAGTCTGGAACGCACCCTCGGCATCCCGCTGTTTCAGGAGCAGATGATGCAGGTGGCGGTCGACGTCGCCGGCTTCGATCCGGCCGAAGCCGACCAGTTGCGTCGCGCGATGGGCTCCAAGCGGTCGCCGGAGCGGATGGAGCGGCTGCGCAAACGCTTCTACGACGGGATGCGCCAGACGCACGGGATCGAGGGGGCGGTGGCCGACCGCATCTACGAGAAGATGGCGGCGTTCGCCAATTTCGGCTTCCCGGAGAGTCATTCGCAGAGTTTCGCGTCGCTCGTGTTCTATTCGTCGTGGTTCAAGCTGCACCATCCGGCGGTGTTCTGTGCGGCACTGCTGCGGGCGCAGCCGATGGGCTTCTACTCGCCGCAGAGTCTCGTCGCCGACGCCAGACGGCACGGAGTGCAGGTGCACCGGCCGGATGTGAACGCATCGCGCTCGTACGCGTGGTTGGAGAACGGCGGCCTCGACGTGCGGATCGGGCTGGCCGCGGTGAAGGGGCTCTCGGACGATGCGGCGCAGCGGATCGTCGACGCTCGGGAGTCGGGTCCGTTCACCTCGGTCGCCGACCTGTCGCGGCGGACGGAGTTGACGTTGCCGCAGCTGGAGGCGCTGGCGACGGCGGGCGCCTTCGAATGCTTCGGGCTGGACCGGCGTACCGCGCTGTGGGAGGCGGGCGCGGCGGCCGGTCTGCGGGACGAGCAACTCGACGTCACATCGCCGCGGGCGGCGCCGATGCTGCCCGGCATGTCGGAGGTGGACCTGACCGCCGTGGATGCGATCTCGACGGGCATCTCGCCGCGCGCGTATCCGACCGAGTATCTGCGACCGCGGCTGGCCGCGATGGGCGTGACCCCGGCCGACGGACTGCTCGCGGTGCCCGACGGGACGCGCGTGCTGGTCGGGGGAGCGGTGACACATCGGCAGCGGCCGGCGACGGCGTCCGGGGTGACCTTCGTGAACCTCGAAGACGAGACCGGCATGGTGAACGTCGTCTGCTCGGTCGGCCTGTGGTCGCGGTACCGGACACTCGCACAGACTGCGTCCGCGTTGCTCATCCGCGGAAAGGTGCAGAATGCCGAGGGCGCGGTGACCGTCGTCGCCGACCGGCTGCAGAAGCTGGATCTGAAAGTGGGGACGCGGTCGCGGGACTGGTGCTGA